The DNA sequence TCCAGGGCCAGGACAGGGCAGGGCCGAACTGGGCCATGAAATGCGCCATCCCTGCCTCTCCACCCGCGATGCGATAAGTCTCGAACAGGCCCATCTGCGCCCAGCGGATGCCAAAGCCCATACGGATCGCCTCGTCGATCTCGGCAGTAGTGGCGATTCCATCCTTGACCAGCCACAGTGCCTCGCGCCAGACGGCCTCCAGCAGGCGGTCGGCGATATGGGCGTCAATCTCTTGGCGAACGGTCAGGGGATACATGCCGACACCGCGCAGGATGTGCGCTGCCCGAGCGCAGGTGTCTGCATCACCGACCAATTCGACCAACGGCAGCAGATAGACCGGGTTGAATGGATGAGCAACGATTGCCCCGGTCCCCACCGCGTTCAGTTCGGACGGCTTGAAGCCCGAGGTGGAGGACCCGATAATCGCATTCGGGCCAGCCGCGTCCGCGATCATCGGCAGGATGCGGTGCTTGACCTCCAAGACCTCGGGAACGCTTTCCTGCACCCAGTCCGCGCCGACGACCGCCGTGGCCAGATTGGCATGGAATGTCAGACGTCCTTCGGGGGGCAAGGCGCGGTCATAAAGCGCCGGAAGCGCCCGGCGGGCGTTATCCAACACCGCGGTGATCTTTCTTTCCGCTTGCGGGTCGGGGTCCGCAACTGCGACGTCCCAGCCGTTCAGCAGAAACCGCGCAGCCCACCCACCACCGATGACGCCGCCGCCGACAATCGCGGCCTTCACGCCGCCACCCCGGCAGGCGCGCGCTTGACCAGCCCCAGTCTTTCCCGCACAGCCTGCGGGCCGATGATCCGGGCGCCCATGCTTTCAGTGATCGTGACCGCGCGCTCAACCAGTTGGGCGTTCGTGGCAAGTTGTCCCTTGCCAAGCCACAGGTTGTCCTCCAGCCCCACGCGGATGTTGCCGCCCGCCAGCACAGCGGCTGCGACATATGGCATCTGGTCGCGCCCGAGGCTGAACGCCGACCAGCACCAGTCCGACGGCACCGCGTTTACCATCGCCAAAAAGGTGTTCAGGTCATTTGGCGCGCCCCACGGCACGCCCATGCACAGCTGCACCAGCGCCGGGCCGGTCAGCGTGCCTTCCGCGACCAGCTGCTTGGCGAACCACAGGTGACCTGTATCAAACGCTTCGATCTCGGGCTTGACGCCCAGGGCGGTCATCATCGCCCCCATCGCCCGCAGCATGCCGGGCGTGTTCGTCATGACGTAATCGGCCTCGGCAAAGTTCATCGTGCCGCAATCGAGGGTGCAGATCTCGGGCAGGCATTGGGCGATATGGGCCATCCGCTCGGTCGCGCCGATCATGTCGGTGGCCTGCGCGTTGACGGGAAACGGGGCCTCAGTCGGGCCGAAGACGATATCCCCGCCCATGCCCGCCGTCAGGTTCAGGACAACATCAACGTCCGCGTCGCGGATGCGGTCGGTGACTTCGCGGTAGAGATCCAGACGACGCGAGGGTGCGCCGGTGTCCGGGTCGCGCACGTGACAATGGACGATCGCCGCACCCGCTCTGGCCGCAGCGATGGCGCTGTCCGCGATCTGGCGTGGGCTGCGTGGCACATGGGGCGAGCGATCCTGGGTCGCTCCCGATCCGGTCACCGCGCAGGTGATGAAAACGTCCTTGGTCATGGCAAGCGGCATTGCAGGCTCCTGTTCCGTCGACGCCAAGGCTATGGCTTTCACAGGCACGCGGCATGTCCTATTCTGTCACTGTATTATCCGGAAACGTCATCATTTGCCATGCGTGTCAGCTTTCTTCTTTTTGACGGTTTTTCCAACATGGTGCTTTCGTGCTTGCTGGAACCTCTGCGCGCTGTCCGCGATCGGGGACAGGCGGATCTCGGCTGGCAGATCCAGACGGCAGGCGACACGCCGGTGCGATCCTCCAGCGGGTTGCTGGTCACGCCTGACCCGCCGTATTCGGGTAGCATTGACGTGCTGATCGTAGTGGCCGGCTATGGCCACCGCGCCCATGCCGAAGGTACAACGCGACGACAGATTAGCGATCTGACACGCCGCAGCCTGCAGATCATCGGTGCGGATACCGGGCCTTGGATCTTGGCGTCGGCAGGGCTGCTCGATGGTCAGGCGGCGACCCTTCACTGGTCTTTACTTCCCGAGTTTGCCGAGGCATTTCCCCAAGTTCAGGTGATGCCCATGGGCCACGTAACAACCGGTCGGGTATGGACCTGCGGTGGTGCTTCCGATGCCTTCGCA is a window from the Paracoccus marcusii genome containing:
- a CDS encoding carnitine 3-dehydrogenase — protein: MKAAIVGGGVIGGGWAARFLLNGWDVAVADPDPQAERKITAVLDNARRALPALYDRALPPEGRLTFHANLATAVVGADWVQESVPEVLEVKHRILPMIADAAGPNAIIGSSTSGFKPSELNAVGTGAIVAHPFNPVYLLPLVELVGDADTCARAAHILRGVGMYPLTVRQEIDAHIADRLLEAVWREALWLVKDGIATTAEIDEAIRMGFGIRWAQMGLFETYRIAGGEAGMAHFMAQFGPALSWPWTKLMDVPEFNDDLVDLIATQSDAQSGHLSIRELERLRDDNVVAMIRALRRTGSGAGGVVTAHEAALPDAGERDSLPVTVTRQVPSSWTDYNGHMNETHYLEASSLATDRFMQMIGADADYIASGRSYFTVESHVCHLNEVHAGDRLTVTTQVLAGTGKRLHLFNRIWRDDVLAATVETMLLHTDLSTRRTSDPDPAVTARLSNWVARHAAMPAPNGAGRYVGQRP
- a CDS encoding 3-keto-5-aminohexanoate cleavage protein — its product is MPLAMTKDVFITCAVTGSGATQDRSPHVPRSPRQIADSAIAAARAGAAIVHCHVRDPDTGAPSRRLDLYREVTDRIRDADVDVVLNLTAGMGGDIVFGPTEAPFPVNAQATDMIGATERMAHIAQCLPEICTLDCGTMNFAEADYVMTNTPGMLRAMGAMMTALGVKPEIEAFDTGHLWFAKQLVAEGTLTGPALVQLCMGVPWGAPNDLNTFLAMVNAVPSDWCWSAFSLGRDQMPYVAAAVLAGGNIRVGLEDNLWLGKGQLATNAQLVERAVTITESMGARIIGPQAVRERLGLVKRAPAGVAA
- a CDS encoding GlxA family transcriptional regulator, which gives rise to MRVSFLLFDGFSNMVLSCLLEPLRAVRDRGQADLGWQIQTAGDTPVRSSSGLLVTPDPPYSGSIDVLIVVAGYGHRAHAEGTTRRQISDLTRRSLQIIGADTGPWILASAGLLDGQAATLHWSLLPEFAEAFPQVQVMPMGHVTTGRVWTCGGASDAFALMLALITQRFGKAEAFVASSMFMHDHQSPRGDVPDDLLRVARAGSMRLRKVIDLMVETVDNPASLSSLAEKGGMSVSKLDRLFRADTGMSPGAFSRMLRLARAQDLVSGTTLSLNDIALRCGYCDAAALSKSFRRAYGHPIGRVRHRRTGNPSCDLK